Within Bifidobacterium dentium JCM 1195 = DSM 20436, the genomic segment CATGCGCATCGGTCTCGCCGATGCCGACGACCGCCGGAATCAACGCCTGATTGTAGTTGCTGGCCATGGTGCGCCCATACGCGCCGGTGACCGGCACCGCGAGGATGTCGCCGCGCGTGATGTCGGCCGGCAGCCGCACTTCGTTCACGACGATGTCGCCGGATTCGCAGTGCATGCCCACCACACGGCACAGTTTGGTGTCGTCCGAACCCTTACGGTTGGCAAGCCGTGCGGTGTAGTCGGAGCCGTACAGGGCGGGACGAATGTTGTCGCTCATGCCGCCGTCGACGGATACGTACACACGTTCATGCACCGGATTGCCGGCCTTGTCGGTAGCGTCGCCATTCAGCCGCACCGGTTTGACGGTGCCCACACGGTAGAGCGTCACGCCGGTCGGCGCGACCGTCCAACGACCCGGTTCGAAGGAGATGACCGGGGCGGGCATGCCGAGCGCACGGTTCACGGTGGTGACCGCGTCGGCAAGACGGCCGAGTTCCACGTCGATGTCCATGGAATCCTCGCCATCGGTGTAGGCCACGGAATAGCCGCCGCCCAGATCGACCTCCGGCAACGTGTACGCATCGGTGGCGTAGAAGGTCTTGCGTAGGAGCATCATGCGTTTCGCGGCTTGAATGAAGGCATCCGCATCATGAATGTTGGAGCCGATATGCGAGTGCACGCCGACCAGTTCAAGTACGTCCTGATGGCGTTGGATATCCTTCAGCACGGCGAGCGCCGGTCCGTCGGCCACCATGGTCATGGCTTCGGCAAGTTTGCGATCGCCTTCCGAAACCTTCTCGTGGCTCATATCATACGGGTATTTGATGTCATACCGCAGGGCACGGTCGGAACCGGCCTCGCCCGACTGCTCCCCCAGCCTTGCATTGCTTCCTGCCGGAGTCACGTCGGTCAGATCGTCCAGCACGCTCAGCTTGCTCGCGTCGGCGTCCACCGGCAGCAACGCCACGCCGAATTTCTGATCCTCGTGCGCGGTCGAAACGAATTCGTGACCGCCCGCATGGATGCCGGAGGTGACGCGCAGCATCACCCGTGCTCGCTTGCCAAGACGTTTGGCGATGTCGGCGATGCGAGCGGGCTCGTTCGGCTCGTCCACCACGATTTTGGCGAATCCCTGTTCGATGGCGAGCGCGATTTCCTCATCGGATTTGTTGTTGCCGTGCAATACGAGCCTACGGCCCGGAACGCCTGCGGCGAGCGCGATGCGCATCTCGCCCATGGTGCAGGTGTCGATGAGCATGCCCGCTTCGGTGACGATGCGGCAGATCTCCTTGGACAGCAATGCCTTGCCGGCGAAGCTTACGTGCGTGACGGTGTTGTTGAACGCATTGCCTGCGGATGTTACGAATTTCGAGGCGCGCGCACGCACTTCATCGGTGTCGATGACGTAGAGCGGCGAGCCGAATTCGTCGAGCAGGCTTTCGGCGGTGCGACCGTGGAAGGTGATTTCACCGTTGTCGTTCACGGCCGACCCGGCCGGCCAAATCGGGGTGATGGGCATGTTCGGCCTCACATCCTGTCGGGGGCGGTGACGCCGAGTAGGTCAAGACCTTCGGCGATTACGGTCCGGACGGCGTCGTTGAGCTTCAGGCGTGCGGCGGCGCGAGCCGGTTCCGGAGCCTTGGCGATGCGCACGGCCTCGGCGTCCTCTCCGCGGGCTTCCGGGTCGGTGAGTGCCATCGGCACCACGCGTTCCACGTTGTACCACTTGTGGTAGGTGGCGGCAAGGTCCTCAAGGTAGTGGGCCACGCGGTGCGGCGCGCGCAGATCGCCGGCTTCCCGAAGCAGGGCCGGCCACTGGGCCAAGGCGGCGAGCACTTCGCCATCGGCCACGGTGTCGAGCAGGCTCACGTCGGCGCCATCGTAGGTGATGCCGGCCGCGGCCGCGTTGCGGTCCACGTTGCAGGAACGGGCATGCGCATATTGCACGTAGTACACCGGATTTTCGTTGGAATGCGATGCAAGCAGGTTCAGGTCGATGTCGACCGGGGAGTTGTAGTCGGTGCGGGCCAGCGAGTAGCGGGAGGCGTCCACACCGATGGCCTCGGTCAGATCGTCGATGGTCACGACGTTGCCGGCGCGCTTCGACATACGTACGGCCTTGCCGTCCTTCATCACGTTGACGAGCTGGCCGATGAGAATCTGCATGTTCCTGCCCGGTTCGTCACCGAATGCGGCGCACATGGCCATCATGCGGCCGATGTAGCCGTGGTGGTCGGCGCCGAGCATGTAGATGGCCACGTCCGCCGGATCGGCTTCGCGATGGCGCTTGTTGCGATAGTAGGCGATGTCGGCGGCGAAGTAGGCGTAGTTGCCGTCGGACTTGATGATTACACGATCCTTGTCGTCGCCATGCTTGGTGGATTCGAACCAGGTGGCGCCGTCCTTTTCGTAGATGTCGCCGCGTTCGCGCAGGTCGGCGATGGCCTTGTCGACCTCGCCGTTCGAGTACAGGCTGTTCTCGTGGAACCACACGTCGAAGTTCACGCGGAAGTTCTTCATGGATCTGCGGATTTCGTCGAACATCATCGGCACTGCGCGCTTGCGGAATTCCTCACGCTGTTCGGAGTCACCTTCGCCGAGCGGTTCGCCCTTGTCGTCCTTGCCGCCGTCGATGCGCGGCAGATCGAGGATGTCGATGCCGTCGGACTTGGCTTCATCGATGACGCGCTGCGCGATTTCATCGATATAGGCACCCTTGTAGCCGTCGATCGGGGTCTCTTCGCCGTGGGCGGCCGCCACGAGGGATTTGGCGAAACGGTTGATCTGCTCGCCATGGTCATTGAAGTAGTATTCGCGCACGACCTTGGCGCCATTGGCTTCGAGCACGCGGGCCATGGAGTCGCCGACGGCGGCCCAGCGAGTGCCGCCGATATGGATGGGGCCGGTCGGGTTGGCGGAGACGAATTCGAGATTCAGGGTCTCACCGCCGAGATGGTCGTTCTTGCCGTAGGCGTTGCCTGCCTCAAGCACGGCATCGACCACGGCCGCTGCGGAAGCGGAGTCGAGCACGATGTTGATGAAGCCGGGACCGGCCACTTCCACGGACTTGATACCGTCGGACTGGGCCAGTTCGGCCGCGAACAGCTCAGCCAGATCGTGAGGTTTCATACCGGCTTTTTTAGCCAGCTGCATGGCCGCATTGGAGGCCCAGTCGCCGTGTGCGCGGTCCTTCGGGCGCATCACGGTGAGCTTGGACACCGGGGGGATCAGCTCGTCGGTCAGGGTGCCTGCCTTACCGGCGGCAACGAGAGCATGGGCAATCTTGGAAATCAGTTCACTTAACGCTTCTGGGCTCATTCTCCCCAGTCTACCGAGCGCGCCGACAGAACCCCGGCCCGAGCCCGCACGCCTCTTCCTCTCCTAGTCGGAATCGGAGGAATCGAATCTGGTCTTGAGGTAGTAGCCGGCATAGCAGAGGGCCACAAACGGAATCATGTACAGTAGCGTGGAACGCTGGGAGGGGTCGAGTACGACCAATGCCAGAGCCCCGACGCACATCACGATCGCGGCGATCGGCACGAACGGATAGCCGGGCGCCCGGTACCTGAGTTCGTCAACCGCATGCCCTTCCGCCAGCCATTGACGGCGGAAGCGAATATGGCACACGGATACCGACGCCCACACCACCAGCGTAGCCAGACCCGACACGGCTACCAACGCCAGATACACGGTGGAGGCGGCCACTACGGAGGAAAGCAGCGCCAGCAGGCTTCCCGCCATGCTGAACATCACCGCGAACACCGGCACGCCATGGAAGTTCGTTCTGCCCAGCACACGTGGAATCATGCCCTCCCTGGCCAGAGACCACACCATGCGCGAACACACATACAGACCGGAATTCGCAGCGGACAGCACGGCCGTCAACACCACGAAATTCATTACGTCACCGGCAAACGGCATGCCTATCGACTGGAACACCAGCACGAACGGACTGGTGTCGACACCCGACTTGTGCCACGGAATCAACGCGGCCATCACCGCAATCGAGCCGATGAAGAAAATCGCCAGACGCAACACCGTCGTATGCACGGCCTTCGGAATCGCCTTCGACGGATCTTTCGTCTCTCCGGCCGCAACACCGACGACTTCGGTTCCCGAAAACGCGAACACAACCGTCAGCAGCGTCGAGAAAATCGGCAGCACACCGTTCGGCAGCCATCCGTCGGCGGAATAGTTCCCGAACAACGGCGCATGCGTATAGCCGGCAATCGGAATCACGCCGAATATCGCCAGCAAACCGATCACGATGAACGCAATGATCGCGAAGACCTTGATCGACGCGAACCAGAATTCCGATTCACCATACAACCGTACCGACAGTACGTTGAGCAACAAGACGACCGCGATGAACATGGCCGACCATGCCCAAGCGGGAGAACGCGGAAACCACCGTTGCATCAACAGGCCGGCGGCGGTGAATTCCGAAGCGAGCGCCACCGCCCAATTGAGCCAGTACAGTACGGCGATGGTGAAGGCGGTGCCGGGGCCGATGAACCGCTTCGCATACAGGTGGAAGCTGCCGGCATACGGCATGGCCACCGACAGTTCGCCGAGGCTGAGCATGATGAAATATACGAGCACGGAGCCGATGCCGTATGCGATGATCGCGCCAAGCGGCCCCGCCTGATGAATCGTGTAGCCGGAGCTCAGGAACAGGCCCGTGCCGATTACGCCGCCCAGCGAGATCATGGTCAGATGGCGGGTCTCCATCTTGCGTTCGAGCCCGCCCTGCTCGCGTTCGACCGCGGTTTCATCGCCGCTTCCGGACTGCATGGTCATTCGTTCCAACTCCTTGCCTGCCTCCGCATGTGCGCCATGGCCGGGCGCGTCCATCATGACATTACACGGCATGTCTGAAGTCGGCCGGGACGAATCGGCACGAACGAATGGAAGAGTAAGAGCGCCATACGCCGTTGTACGGCACCCGATTGGTGAGGAATCCCGCCTTACACGATGCCTCGGGCAATATGCGCGAGGCATTCCCATGCGGCGGGATTCGGCATACCGTCTGATGGATCAGAGAACCGCGATGGCGTCGATCTCAACAAGAGCGCCCTTCGGAATCATATTGTTGCCGAAGGCGACTCGTGCCGGCTTCACGGAGCCGATGAACGCCTGCGCATAAACGGCGTCGACCTCTTTGAAGTCCTCGACGTCCTTCAGGTAGATGGTGGCGCGGCACACATGTTCGATGCCGGTTCCGGCAGTGTCGAGAATGTGCTTGATGTTCTTCAGGGCCTGTGCTGCCTGCTCGCCCGCGGTGTCACCCGCCAGTTCGCCAGTGGTCGGATCGATGCCCAGCTGACCGGAGACGAATACGAATCCATTGGCCTTGACTGCCTGGCTGTATGCTCCCAGGGCGGCAGGCGCTTCGGAAGTCGCCACCGCTTCCATCTTCTCGCTCATATTTTCTCTCCTTTGAACGCACACCGTTGCGCGGCGAACGCGAGTGGGCTTGATGGG encodes:
- a CDS encoding diaminopimelate decarboxylase family protein — translated: MPITPIWPAGSAVNDNGEITFHGRTAESLLDEFGSPLYVIDTDEVRARASKFVTSAGNAFNNTVTHVSFAGKALLSKEICRIVTEAGMLIDTCTMGEMRIALAAGVPGRRLVLHGNNKSDEEIALAIEQGFAKIVVDEPNEPARIADIAKRLGKRARVMLRVTSGIHAGGHEFVSTAHEDQKFGVALLPVDADASKLSVLDDLTDVTPAGSNARLGEQSGEAGSDRALRYDIKYPYDMSHEKVSEGDRKLAEAMTMVADGPALAVLKDIQRHQDVLELVGVHSHIGSNIHDADAFIQAAKRMMLLRKTFYATDAYTLPEVDLGGGYSVAYTDGEDSMDIDVELGRLADAVTTVNRALGMPAPVISFEPGRWTVAPTGVTLYRVGTVKPVRLNGDATDKAGNPVHERVYVSVDGGMSDNIRPALYGSDYTARLANRKGSDDTKLCRVVGMHCESGDIVVNEVRLPADITRGDILAVPVTGAYGRTMASNYNQALIPAVVGIGETDAHVMIRRQSIDDLLSWDVSR
- the argS gene encoding arginine--tRNA ligase: MSPEALSELISKIAHALVAAGKAGTLTDELIPPVSKLTVMRPKDRAHGDWASNAAMQLAKKAGMKPHDLAELFAAELAQSDGIKSVEVAGPGFINIVLDSASAAAVVDAVLEAGNAYGKNDHLGGETLNLEFVSANPTGPIHIGGTRWAAVGDSMARVLEANGAKVVREYYFNDHGEQINRFAKSLVAAAHGEETPIDGYKGAYIDEIAQRVIDEAKSDGIDILDLPRIDGGKDDKGEPLGEGDSEQREEFRKRAVPMMFDEIRRSMKNFRVNFDVWFHENSLYSNGEVDKAIADLRERGDIYEKDGATWFESTKHGDDKDRVIIKSDGNYAYFAADIAYYRNKRHREADPADVAIYMLGADHHGYIGRMMAMCAAFGDEPGRNMQILIGQLVNVMKDGKAVRMSKRAGNVVTIDDLTEAIGVDASRYSLARTDYNSPVDIDLNLLASHSNENPVYYVQYAHARSCNVDRNAAAAGITYDGADVSLLDTVADGEVLAALAQWPALLREAGDLRAPHRVAHYLEDLAATYHKWYNVERVVPMALTDPEARGEDAEAVRIAKAPEPARAAARLKLNDAVRTVIAEGLDLLGVTAPDRM
- a CDS encoding amino acid permease — translated: MTMQSGSGDETAVEREQGGLERKMETRHLTMISLGGVIGTGLFLSSGYTIHQAGPLGAIIAYGIGSVLVYFIMLSLGELSVAMPYAGSFHLYAKRFIGPGTAFTIAVLYWLNWAVALASEFTAAGLLMQRWFPRSPAWAWSAMFIAVVLLLNVLSVRLYGESEFWFASIKVFAIIAFIVIGLLAIFGVIPIAGYTHAPLFGNYSADGWLPNGVLPIFSTLLTVVFAFSGTEVVGVAAGETKDPSKAIPKAVHTTVLRLAIFFIGSIAVMAALIPWHKSGVDTSPFVLVFQSIGMPFAGDVMNFVVLTAVLSAANSGLYVCSRMVWSLAREGMIPRVLGRTNFHGVPVFAVMFSMAGSLLALLSSVVAASTVYLALVAVSGLATLVVWASVSVCHIRFRRQWLAEGHAVDELRYRAPGYPFVPIAAIVMCVGALALVVLDPSQRSTLLYMIPFVALCYAGYYLKTRFDSSDSD
- a CDS encoding Rid family detoxifying hydrolase codes for the protein MSEKMEAVATSEAPAALGAYSQAVKANGFVFVSGQLGIDPTTGELAGDTAGEQAAQALKNIKHILDTAGTGIEHVCRATIYLKDVEDFKEVDAVYAQAFIGSVKPARVAFGNNMIPKGALVEIDAIAVL